Sequence from the Chloroflexota bacterium genome:
GCGCAATATCGCTGCTCATCGTCATCCCGCTGCTGCTCATAATGCGCCGCCGCCCGTCCGACATCGGCCTGCGACCCGACGGCGCGCCCGTAACACCGGCGCGGCGCAGAACCGGCGGCAATCAAAGCGCGAGTGAACCGAGCACGGCACGCAGTGAACCGGCACGCCGAGAATCCGATAGGCTTGACAACGATCCGCCCGAAGCGAACTGGCGCGCCGGGGAGGCGGCGCGAACTTCGGCGTTTTGGCTTATTGTGGCGGCGGAAGCGTTGGTCATCCTGATTTCGGGGACGATAAACTACCAGATAGTGCCGTACTTGCGCGATGTAGGTATTTCGCCGGCGGTGGCTGCGGGCGCGCTTAGCGTCAGTTCGCTGATAGGGTCGTTGGGCAACCCGTTCTGGGGCTGGCTTGCGGACATATTCTCGCCGCGCAGACTGGCGCTGCTCACGCTCTCAATATCCGGCGCGGCAGTCGCGCTGTTCGTCGTCGTACCAGAGGGCAGGCTCAGCGTCGGTGTCGTCGTGCTGTACGGCACGCTCGCCGGCGGGCTGAACATACTGGGGCACATGATGATAGCGCAGTACTTCGGCAGGTCGTCATTCGGCGCCATCACGGGCTTGATGGGACCATTCCAAACGGGCGCGCTCGGGCTTGGCCCCACGCTCGGCGCGCTGCTCTACCGCATCACCGGCGGATACCGCTCCATATACCTGTTCGGCGTGCTATCCTACATACTGGCGCTCGGCTGCATTCTAGCGGCGCGCCAACCCAATAAAAAAATCCTAGAATAAATCACCATCCTACCCATCCCGACTATCGATGTAAGTTAATTCGGAGAAAGCAAAATGACACATGTGGCGATAATCGGCGGCGGCGCGATGGGCTGCTCGGCGGCGTACTATCTGGCAAAGGCGGGCGTCCGCTCGACCATCATCGAAAGCGAGGGCATTGGCAGCCAAGCGTCCGGCTACAACGCGGGCGGGCTGAATCCGCTGACCGGCGAGGGCATCCCCGGACCGCTTGGCGAGATTGCCGCGACTTCGTTCGCCATGCACGCCGAACTTGCACAGACGCTTGAAGAAGAGTCTGGCGTCGAGTATCACCACAAGTCCATCGCGTTCATAACCGTCGCGTTCGACGACTCGGACATACCGGGGATGCAGATGACGCACGACATATTCGAAGGCGCGGACGGCTTTAACGCGCACTGGATAGATGCGGCAGAATTGCGGCAACTCGAACCGCGCCTGAACCCGGATGCGAAGCGCGGGCTGTATGCTTATGGCAACGCAATCGTCAGCGGCTACGAGTTCACGAACGCACTGGCGCGCGCCGCAGAGCGCATGGGCGCTACGATACGGCAAGCTACCGCGGTATCGCTGCGAACCGACGGCGAGCGCGTAACGGGCGTGGCGCTGGAAGACGGCGCGATTGACTGCGATGCGGTGCTGATAGCGTCGGGACCGTGGAGCGGCAAGGCGGAAGAATGGCTAGGCATCGACATTCCGATTGAGCCGTACAAGGGCGAGATTCTGCGCCTTCGCATAGACGGCGATATGCCGCCGTACGATTTCAGCGGCGGCGGCGCGAACCTGCACCTCCGCGCGGACGGGCTGCTGTGGGTAGGCGCGACCGAAGAGCGCAAGGGCTTCGACCGCGAGCCGAGCGAGTACGCGCGCAGCACGCTAATGCGCGGAGCGACGACGCTTATGCCATGTTTGGAGTCTGCGGAGATAGCGCGGCACACGGCTTGCCTGCGTCCGCTGACACCGGACTGGCTACCGATAGTGGGCGCCGCGCCGGGCTGGGACAACGCCTACCTCGCAACCGGCGCCGGCAAAAAAGGCATCCTGCTAGCGCCTGCGATAGGCAAAGCAACCGCCGACATAATCACCACCGTCGCGACGGATATGCCGGTGGGTGGGTTCGGGATAGAGCGCTTTGCGTAGAGGGGGACTTGCACGAATTTACAGGTATTCTCACTATGCAGTAATTTCGATTCGTCATTCCTGAGAAGCATGCCCCTACGAAGGCAGGGAGCAGGAATTCACACGATTGAGACCCTTATGCGTCACAATATCTCCCTATGGTGAGAATACCGATTTACAGGATGGACAGGGTGCGAATGGCAATATGCGATGGAGGATGGTCATCTCCTAATCGCATATTCGACAGTTTCCGGAATTTCCATGCCCACGACATTGTCGCTGCCGTCGTAGTCCACCACCACGCCGGGCTTATCTTCATCGCTCTCGTTGACAGGGCATCGGTGAGGATTATTTGCATCGTATCTATGCGGGTGTCATAGGTTATTTTCAGGGCTGGGCACTCCAATACTTGCTTATTTTGCTGGTCTTGTAGGCTGTTACGACCATCACGGGGTACAGGTCAAATGCGAACATGTCAGTCCGCGGCGCTCACAGTCGCAGCTGCTTCCCGCGTTATGCCCAGCAATGGGGCTAGGTAGCGAGCGGTTTGGGAGTGGTCGAGTTGTGCTATGGTCTCGGGCGTGCCTTCGGCGATTAGCTCGCCACCTTTGTCGCCGGCGCCGGGTCCTAGGTCTATCAGCCAATCGGCGCTCTTTATCAGGTCTAGGTGGTGTTCTATCAGCACTACGGTGTTGCCCGTGTCCACTAGGCGCTGCAAGACTCGCAGCAGGTGCGCGCAGTCTTCGAACGACAACCCGGTGGTCGGCTCATCCAGGATGTACAGCGTCTTGCCGGTGGCGCGCTTGGATAGCTCCTTCGCCAGTTTTACGCGCTGCGCCTCGCCGCCGCTGAGCTGCGTTGCGGGCTGACCGAGCCGTATGTAACCCAAGCCGACATCCTGCAATGTCTGCAAGCGCCGCCGCACGCGCGGGATGTTCTCGAACGCTTCGAGCGCCTCGGATACCGTCATCGCCAGCACATCGGCGATATTCGCGTCCTTCCAGTAGATTTCCAGCGCCTCGCGGTTGTAGCGCTTGCCCTCGCAGACCTCGCACGGCACGGTAACATCGGGCAGGAACTGCATCTCGATGTTGATGTAGCCGTCGCCGGTGCACGCCTCGCAGCGGCCGCCCTTGACATTGAACGAAAATCTGCCGGGCTTGTATCCGCGCATACGCGCCTCCGGCACGGTGGCGAACAGCTCGCGGATGGGCGTGAAGGTGTCTGTGTATGTCGCCGGATTGCTGCGCGGCGTCCTGCCGATGGGCGACTGGTCGATGTCCACCACCTTGTCGATGTGCTCCACGCCTTCTATGTCGCGCACCGCGCCTGCCCTGTCTCGCGCGCGGTAGAACTGCTGCGCCAGTTTCTTGTACAGGATTTCGTTGATGAGCGTGCTCTTGCCGCTACCGGACACGCCAGTTACGCAGACGAGCTTGCCGAGCGGGATTTCCACATCGATGTCTTTCAGGTTGTTCTGGCGCGCGCCGCGAATGACGAGTCGCTCGCCATTTCCCTCGCGCCGCCGTTCGGGCAGCGGAATCTGCCGCGTGCCGCCGAGATACTGCCCTGTCAGCGAGCGCGGCTCTGCGATTATGTCTTCAACGGGACCGGTCGCGACTATGTGTCCGCCGCGTTCGCCCGCGCCGGGTCCGAGGTCCACGATGTAGTCTGCGGCGCGCATTATCGCCTCGTCGTGCTCCACGATTAGCACGGTGTTGCCCAGATCGCGCAGGCGCTTGAGCGTCTGTATCAGGCGGTAGTCGTCCGCCGGATGCAGACCGATGGACGGCTCGTCGCACACATACAGAACACCCATCAGCCCGGAGCCTATCTGCGTGGCGAGCCGGATGCGCTGCGCTTCGCCGCCGCTGAGCGTGGACGCGGTGCGCGAGAGCGTGAGATAGTCCAGCCCAATGTTCAGCAGAAAGTTCAGCCGCGCCGAGATTTCTTTGAGTATCTGCTCGGCGATAGCCATCTCTCGGTCGGTCAGCGTCTGCGGATGCTCGATGTTCACACGCCCGTTGCTCTTCGATTTGCCGTTGCGCCCCGGCTTGCCTTCGCGCTTGGACTGCCCGTTGCGGCTTGCCTTTGCCGCCTTCGCCGCGGGCAGAACGTCCAGCCCATGCCCGTCCGAGCTATACCCGTCCGGGCTATGTCCGTTCTTCCCATTCTGTCCATTCGGCGCATACTGCCCGTTCTGCGCGCCGACGCCTGCCGCTTGCAGGTCGATGCTTGCCGAGTCGCCGCCTATCTGGGCAACCCACGCGCTCGCCTGCGCGATGGACTTGTTCGTAACATCCATGATGTTAAGCCCGCAGACGGTGACGGCGCGCGCTTCGGGACGCAGCCGTTCACCTTTGCAGGCGTTGCACGGCCGCGACGACATGTATCGCTCTATCTCGGCGCGCACATGGTCGGATTCGGTTTCTTTGTGTCGCCGCTCGAGATTGTTGATGACGCCCTCGAACGCGGAGCGCCAACGGTATGTCTTGCCGCGCTGCGTGTGGTGCTGCACGTTGATCGCCTTGCGCTTCGTGCCGTACAGCACGCGGTCGAGGTCGCGCTTTTTCATATCCTTGACCGGCACATCGAGCGAGAACTCGAATGCGCGCGCCAGCGATTCCAGTTGGCTGTAGTACCACGGGCTCATCGCGCCGGAACGCGCCCACGGTTGCACCGCGCCTTCCGCGATGGATAAGTTTTTGTTGGGCAACACGAGGTCGGGATCGATTTCCAGCTTGTAGCCCAAGCCGGTGCAGGTGGAGCACGCGCCGTGCGGATTGTTGAAGCTGAAGGTACGAGGTTCAAGTTCGCCCATGCTGATGTTGCAGTGAACGCACGCGAACTGCTCGGAGAACAGCAGCTCATCGCCGCCGACGACATCGACAAGCACCGTCCCGCTCGCCATCTTCAGCGCCGTCTCCACCGAGTCCGCAACCCGCGTCTGCTCCGCGCTCGCCCCGATTACTAGCCTGTCCACAACGACTTCGATGTCGTGCCACTTCTGCTTGTCCAAGTCGAACGACTCGGACAGGTCGTGTACCTCGCCGTTGACGCGCACGCGCACGAAACCGGATTTGCGAGCGTCCTCGAATATCTCCTTGTGTTCGCCCTTGCGCCGCCGCACGATGGGCGCCATTATCTGGATGCGGCTGTCTTCGGGCAACGACAGCACGGCATCGACGATTTGCTGCACGGTCTGGCGCTCGACAGGTCTGCCGCACTTGTAGCAGTGCGGATGCCCGGCGCGCGCGAACAGCAGGCGCAGATAGTCGTAAATCTCGGTAACCGTGCCGACGGTGGAGCGCGGGTTGTGCGAGACGCCCTTTTGGTCGATAGAAATCGCAGGCGACAAGCCTTCGATGTAGTCCACTTCGGGCTTATCCATGCGCCCCAGGAACTGCCGCGCGTAGGACGACAGCGATTCGACATAGCGGCGCTGCCCTTCCGCATAGATAGTATCGAACGCCAGAGAACTCTTGCCGGACCCGGAGACGCCGGTCATCACGACGAGTTTGTTGCGCGGAATCGTAACGCTGACATCCTTCAGATTATGCTCGCGCGCGCCCTGAACGACAATGTTGTCTAGCGGCATGGGTTAGTCCTTTGTTGCAATGCGTATTTTCGATGGTTATGGACGGGACGAAGGCAGCAAGTCGGCGTAAGTGGCAAGATGCCGCAACACGCGGAACAGAGCCGCAAGCCGTCGCGCCCTGCGCATCATTTTAGCATTGAGCGGGGAATTGGGACAGGTGTTTTAGGCTGTTGTTGGGTTGGGGAGCAAGAAAATCCCCGTCCATAAAATCCCTTCCCCCATCTAAGGGAGAAAGCTAGGCTAGGGGTGAAGCCTGCATCAAAAGCAATGTCGAAAATGACACCGACACCAATGAGCGATACCTAAATATGGGGAAAGCTCGATTCAAAAGCCGACTACGTTCATGTCGCCGGCGCTGTCAAGGACGCCCTCTGCCTTCAGCCCGTTTCGCCGATGGCATCTCGGATGCGCTCAGGCAAACCTTCAATATCGACCATATCGCCAACTTTCTTAGTGAGCTTATACGTCACCGCCTGCCCTTCTGCCATTCGTACCAACGCGCCCGCCTTATTCTCTGCCACATCACCTTTGCGCCACATATTGAAAACCAAACGGTCCGGGCAGATTCCCAAGCACAGCAGGTACGAATAATTCCGATCTAATCGAACATGATTGAACTGAAATGTCCCGTTTGCGCCAAGCGACGCGGTTTTGACCTCAAATGGAACAGATTCGATACGTAAATCCGTTCGCGAGGTTCTACTCCCGCTGCTAGTCTTGATCCCATGTTGCTCAAGGTATCGGCGGATGAATTCCTCGCCGATCGCGCCACGATTTGTATTGCCGAGCAATCGATAGCCGATTAACGGCGAGTCTCGCCAAATATCTGTCGGCGTGTGCTCTTCGATAACTGCTAGTAGCAGTTCTACGGCGTTCATTTCGACGGCGGTTCCCAGACCCTAGAGCCTTCTCTCTTCCAGAAGACTAGAAAATACGAATGATTCTTCCTGGCATGCACCTGCTTGATTACACGGCTAACTCCGGGGCGGTTCCGGCGCATCACTACGAACAAGTCCTCCGCAACGAAGCCGATTCGTTCATACGCCTGCATAATTTCGACGTGTGTGAATCTCTGGCGATTTGAACACACTTCATCTTGGCATTTCACGATCAAAACGCCCTTGTCTCGCAGAACCCTATGTGCCTCCGCGCCGGCGTCTTCGTACAGCGCCAGCACTGCCTCGTGATATTTCCTGATAGTTTTGTTTCCGGTTCCATTGTTCCTGTAGTGGCGTTCAAAGGCGCCATGAGCCGTGTGCGCTGTCCCTCCGGGAGAATGCATATACGGCGGATCCAATACAACGCAGTCTATCTCGCCATCTCCATACGGTAAATCGCGGCAGTCAACACCGTCCTGAATATCGCTCGCAAGCAACCTGTAAGCGTCTTCAGGGACATTTCGCCAAAAGACGCCTCTTCCATAAGTCACATCAGCAACCGTACTTTTAGGAGCGACGTACAGGCTCAGGATGCGAGGGAAAACATCCTCGTTGCCCGCCAGGTAAGCGCTGTGGACAAGATCATTTGTCGGCTTTCCGTTTCGGACGCGGCGACTGAGCATGGGTAATAACCTGTTGGGATGTCCGTTCAAACGACCACCGGATACGGTAAATTGAGCATACCTTATTGGCAAATATGGGCATTGTCAATTCAAAGTAGCAGCCATCTTGCAATCTATATGAATGGCTTCATTATGAATTCACAATCTGCTCCAGACTTAATTGTGTAGCCTTCGGAACTCTGTGCTCAGGCTTGAAGCCGGCGGAAGCGGAATATACATGCACGAATATCTCAATTGGAAGCCCCTTCAGGTACTTCTCCATCAGTGGCCTTGACTCAGTCTTCCAGTCCAGTTCGCCATTTCCGCAGCCGAGTTGCGGGAAAGAAATAGATGTAATCCTAGCCTCTTGATATACTTGCGCGAACTTCTTCAGCCCTGCTTCCAGATACTCCGGTTTTGAGCGACTCCTCCAGTGCTTTTTCGTGGGGAAGTTTAGCACCCTTTTGTGAGGTGTCTTATAGACCCACAGGTCGCCTACATTGAGCATGCCCCTCTCGCACAACTGCTGGTACTCAGTGAACATCTCCGGGTAGATGCTCTTGAACTCTTTAGCGATGCCCTTCCCCATCACTCCGACGGTGTTGACCGTATTCACCAGCACCTTAGCGGGGCTGTCGAATAGGCTGAAATCGACATAGGTAATCATCGGTCAACCTCTCTTAAGCAGAACATGTGTATGCATGATAAAGCATTGCCCGAAAGCGTGCAAATGTTCTGCCAATCTTCAGCGGAAACAAACGGCGCCTTGGCTAACCACAAGCGAGTGTCAAGGTAACGAATACCCGATGAGTATTTCAAGGCTTGCGAAACCCCGTTTAACTCGCAGCGCCCTACGCCACCGGAATCCGCGTCCCCGCTGTTTTCATGCGCAGGCTGTACACGGATGAGTTGGATGTGAAGTACATGGTGCGGTTGTCTTCGCCGCCCCAGCCGCAGTTGGCAGGGTATTCCGGCAGCTCGATTATGCCGATTAGCGTGCCGTCCGGCTCGAAGACCCAGCAGCCGTTCGGTCCGGTGCAGTACACTCGCCCTTCGACATCGACTTTCATGCCGTCCGGGACGCCGTTGTTCGCGTGCTCGGAGGGCATGTCCGCGAAATGCCGCACGCCAACGACATCGCCGTCCGCGTTGAGGTCGTATGCCACGATGTATTGCCCGGGCCTTGTGTTCGCCACATACAGCACGCTTTCGTCCGGCGAGAATGCGATGCCGTTAGGGTATTCGAACGGCGCGATGAGTTCGACTTCGCCGCTAGGTCGTATGCGATGCACGCTGTTGTACTGTAAGTCCACATCCGCCGGGTCTAGGCGGTCGCGTCCCGGGTTCGTGAAGTACAGACTGCCGTCCGACTTCAGCACGACATCGTTCGGACGGTTTATCCGCTTGCCCTCGGATGTTTCGGCTATCGGCGTGTACGAGCCGTCCGACTCCATGCGCGTAACGCGGCGGTTGACCATCTCGCAGATGACAACTCGCCCTTGCGCGTCGAATGTCATGCCGTTGGACTCGCCGCTGTTCTCACGGATGATTGTCGGCTCTTCGCCGGGCACTAATCGGAAAATCTGCGAGCGGCGAATGTCCACGAACAGCAGGTAACCGTCAGGATGCCAAAGCGGTCCTTCGGTGAAGACGAACCCTGTCGCAAGCCGCTCCGCTTCCCCGGATTCAACGATATTGGATAGTCCGTTTGCCATAGTTTGCGTCCTTTCAAGTTCCTTTCCCTGAGGGGCTGACAGGGGTATGTAAAGTTCCTTTTCCCTGAGGGGGAAGGTTAGGATGCGGGTGAAATTCTCCCCATCTTGTCCATCCTGTTAAGTTAAACGCCAGGGTCTTTCGGTTGTCACCCCGAACGAAGTGCAGGGTCTAAAATCGCTGTGTAGAAACAAGCCTGTCCGTAGTCAACGCGTTTAGATTTCTCGCTTCGCTCGAAATGACAGGAATAAATTGCATTTGTGAAATCGTCTCTAAACCCGCGTGTACTTGACGATGCGCCGTCCCGTGCTGCCTTCGCCCGATGTGGGCTGTATGAAGTAGATGCCGCCGTTGGAGTCGCCCGCCGCGCCGTGGCAGCTGCGATACGGCTCGCCGCCCCAGCGTGCCAGCAGCTCGCCGGCGGCGTTGACCACGCTGAAATGCCCGCTGTTGTGCTCGGCGATGTAGCAGTCGCCGGCGGTGTCTTCCCAGACCACGGCAGGCCCGATGAACTTCGTCTGCCACTGCGAGACAAACTCGCCGTCCTGCGTGAAGACTTGCACGCGGTCGTTCTCCCTGTCCGCGATGAGCAGTCGCCCGTCCGCCGTAACGCAAGCGCCGTGCGGCAGCATGAACTCGCCCGGTCCGTCGCCCGGTTCGCCCCAAGACTGCTTGAGCGCGCCGTCTGCGGAGAATCGATGCACGCGCGCGTTGGCGTATCCGTCGGCGATGAATATGTCGCCGGATGGCGCGACCGCAATGCCGGCGGGCATGTTGAACGGCTCGCCGCCATGCGTAACCTGCGTGTAGCCGTTCGAGCCGAAGTCGGTCGGGGCTGCCCCGGTGTCGGAGCGGAAGCCCTTCTCGCCGATGGTCATCAGCAGTTCGCCCTGCGGCGTGTACTTCAGGACTTGCTGGTCGTTGCGATCTACAATCCAGATGTTGTCGTGGGCGTCCGCGTAAATCGCGTGCGGGAACGAAAAAGTCGTCTCGCCCCAGTCATACAGGTAGTTGCCCTCCGTGTCGAACACGATGACGCCGTGCGCGCCGCGATTGAATCCGTACACGCGGTCATGAGAATCGACCGTAACCGCCGCCATAGGCGCATCCCAGCCGTCGGGCACCTGCGCCCAGCTCTCGTTGACTTCGTAAGTGTGCCTGCTGCTGCCGACTGTGGATGTCATTGTGGTTCTCCTTTATTCCTTGCCCGCCGCGACAACTTCGCTCACAGGTCGTTGCTGCCCAGAATCTTGGCTATGATAAGAATGTCGCAGCCTGGCGCCCGCCTCACTGAAGAAAGGCTGTTGCTCGTTCTTGTGATATTTGAGAAACGGGGCGGAAACCAAACGCCATAAGTAATGACATAAGCTCATGAAGTAATAGATATAGCCTGTTCCCGGTAGGCAGAGTCGTTAACTTGTTTTACCAGAAAATCTGCGAGGTCTGCGCGACTGATGTTTTTCACTTTACCAGTGTTGCTGGCAGTATAGTTCCCTGATTCAGGGTCATCTTTGAGAATAGCGGCTCGGACTATCGTCCAGTCCAGCGAACTCTGCTCGACCAGCGCCTCTTGCGCTTGGTGGTCCGAGTATATGTTACGCAGCATTGTCTTGAACATTATCCGAGCCAACAATGGAGTTTGCCGCCAGCTTTCTCCCACTCCGGCGGCGGACAATACTACGATGCGTCGCACATTGTGCCTCGTCATGCCTTCAACCACATTTCTTGTGCCGGCAGTGAGCGTAGTCTTGTCGCCCAGCCCATTGCTGCCCAGAGCTACTATTGCCGCGTCCTGATTGGCGATGGCAGCAGCCACCGCCTCCGGGTCGTTGACATCGCCTTGGGCGGCGCGTAGATTTGGGCTGCCGCCATCAATTTTACTGGCTGATCGAGTAAATGCCGTGACACTGTGTCCCTCTGCCAGCGCTTTTTGGCACACATGCTGTCCCGTTTTTCCTGTTGCGCCGAAGACGACAACTTTCATTAGAGGTATATCCTTTTCCAACTGCGATACTCTGTTGTTTAGTGACGCTCAGCTCGGGCGGCAAGCCTCCATCACCGCACGCACCGAATCGATGCCCGGACGCGCGGCTACTACTCGAACCATAGCGATGTCTAAGCCTTCGGATAGGCGCCTGAACTCGGCTGCTGCGCCGGATGCGTTGCCGTAGTAGCCTACGGTGCGCAGCAACTCCGGTGAGAATGCGTCTGCGACTTCGTCCGCGCTTGCGCCCTTGCGCCGCATATCGTCCAAACCGGCGAGTTCGTCGGTGAAGCCCATGCGCTCAAAGTGCGCTCGGTAGCCTAGCTGCCGCTCGCGCTCCGTCGGCACGGATGCGCCCAGCGCGTAGTTCATCGTCGCCTTGGCGAACGCGCGCCGCGCCACATCTTCGTCGTCATCCACGCATACTCGGATGTATTCGGCGAGCTTGACCTCGGACGGGTCGCGCCCTGCCTTTGCCGCGCCGGCGTTCACGCGCTCGCGGCTCCACGCTATCTGCTCCGGGCTGCACCAGTTAAGGCACGCGCCGTCCGCAAGCTCGCCCGCAAGTTCCAACATTCGCGGGCCGAGCGCGCCGAGATACACGGGCGTCTTCGGCGGCGGGTTGATGGCGAGACTCGCGCCTCGCAGGGTGATCACATCGCCTTCGTAGTCCACGCGCTCGCCGGCGACGAGAGGGCGTATCGTGGAGAGATAGTCGCGCATCAACGCGAGCGTGGACAGATTCGGCAGTCCCAAGCCTTGCCGCGCGCGCGGTCGATACGACGCGCCGGAGCCGATGCCCATAATGAACTTGCCGCCGCTGATGTCGCTCACCGTGCCGCCGGTCATGGCGAACGCCATCGGCGTGCGATACATCACGGGTGACACCGATATGCCGGTAGTAACGCCGCCGTCCACCACATCACAACTCGCCTGCCATCGGCGCAGACAGAGCTGATATGAGTCGTGCCCCGTGCCTTCGGGCGTCCAGATGCTGGTGTATCCCTGAGCCGCCGCCTCGCGAGCGAGCGTGGCTTGGTCGTCCCAAGTCAGGTTAAGCGTCGCGTCCAATCCAACGCCGATTTGCATTCTCGTACTCCCTGTGTTCTATCCGCCGCATCTAATAGCGGAGCTTTGGGTGTGGTCAATCGGGCTATCTATGTCAAGCATTTGCGCGCAAAATAGACGACAGGACGGACCGGACGCGGCGATCTCAGCGAACCGCATCCTGCCCATCCTGTCTATTCAGGCAATTGCGATAAGTCCGGCGACGGCGCGGCACAGGAACGCCGCAGACGCCGTGAAATTATTCGCGAGAAGGCAGCGCCACCGTCGCCGCGCCAGGCGTGGTCTTCTTGCCTTCGTGGTCTTCCAACCAGATGTCGCAGTCAACGAGATTTTCGCCGTTCTCGGTGTACTTCTTCGTGATCACGCCCTTGCCGAACATCGGCGTGCCGGGCACATCCATGCCACGATACTGCGTGGTTAGCGACTTCAGCATGCCTTGTTCGCCAATCCAGTCGGTCATCAGCTGCCCCAGGAACGCTCCCTTAAGCGCGCCGTGCAGGATGACATCGGGCAGGCCGTTGCCCTTCGCATAGTTCTGATCGTAGTGAATCTGGTAATAGTCGCCGGACGCGCCCGCGTACTTCACGAGCTGCTGCGTCGTCGGGTCCTTGCGCAGCGTGGGGACTTCCCCGCCTTCCTGCACATCTTCAAAATATAGCTGGCTACCCATCAGAGAGACCTCCTGTTAGTTTGCCGGTATGTTGATTTGTCAGTGTGTCAGTTT
This genomic interval carries:
- a CDS encoding dehydratase; amino-acid sequence: MGSQLYFEDVQEGGEVPTLRKDPTTQQLVKYAGASGDYYQIHYDQNYAKGNGLPDVILHGALKGAFLGQLMTDWIGEQGMLKSLTTQYRGMDVPGTPMFGKGVITKKYTENGENLVDCDIWLEDHEGKKTTPGAATVALPSRE
- a CDS encoding LLM class flavin-dependent oxidoreductase, with the translated sequence MQIGVGLDATLNLTWDDQATLAREAAAQGYTSIWTPEGTGHDSYQLCLRRWQASCDVVDGGVTTGISVSPVMYRTPMAFAMTGGTVSDISGGKFIMGIGSGASYRPRARQGLGLPNLSTLALMRDYLSTIRPLVAGERVDYEGDVITLRGASLAINPPPKTPVYLGALGPRMLELAGELADGACLNWCSPEQIAWSRERVNAGAAKAGRDPSEVKLAEYIRVCVDDDEDVARRAFAKATMNYALGASVPTERERQLGYRAHFERMGFTDELAGLDDMRRKGASADEVADAFSPELLRTVGYYGNASGAAAEFRRLSEGLDIAMVRVVAARPGIDSVRAVMEACRPS